The following are from one region of the Chloracidobacterium sp. genome:
- a CDS encoding DUF4433 domain-containing protein, with protein sequence MFTNLNLENALIFRIEHVDNLAWNIEKGFLYSRNSGEVNPNFVNIGNPDLIDLRSSRVVPIAPGGTLSDYVPFYFTPSSVMLLNMITGQGGVPKRLKSEIIIFVSSLHKLSELGREFLFTDKHAYLKDAQFLSNIERLDQIDWNILQNRDFKTTDAYPDKQSRYQAEALVYESVPMSAIIGICCFNNNAQAKIVAELANLGSEIPVYERPLYYFPL encoded by the coding sequence ATGTTCACAAACCTCAATCTAGAAAACGCCCTGATCTTCCGCATCGAACATGTGGACAATCTGGCGTGGAATATTGAGAAAGGTTTCTTGTATAGTCGGAACTCGGGCGAAGTCAATCCTAATTTCGTGAATATCGGGAATCCGGACCTGATCGATCTGCGATCAAGTCGCGTGGTTCCGATCGCTCCGGGAGGCACGCTTAGTGATTATGTGCCGTTCTACTTCACACCTTCGTCGGTGATGCTGTTGAATATGATCACCGGCCAAGGCGGTGTACCAAAGCGGCTAAAGAGTGAGATCATAATTTTTGTTTCATCTCTTCATAAACTTAGCGAGCTTGGTCGTGAATTCTTATTTACCGACAAACATGCGTATCTCAAGGATGCACAATTTCTTTCGAACATTGAGCGGCTTGACCAGATCGACTGGAATATACTTCAGAACCGCGATTTCAAAACAACAGATGCGTATCCCGACAAGCAGTCGCGATATCAAGCTGAAGCATTGGTCTATGAAAGTGTCCCGATGTCGGCTATAATTGGCATCTGTTGTTTTAATAATAATGCACAGGCAAAGATAGTCGCAGAATTGGCGAATCTTGGCTCGGAAATTCCCGTTTACGAACGGCCGCTATATTACTTTCCGCTATGA
- a CDS encoding F0F1 ATP synthase subunit alpha: MEAIKANEINEIIRAQIENFDSSMTVDEVGTVIKVGDGIAEVYGLEKVMAGELLEFPHGVRGLALNLEEDKVGCVLFGDFQKIKEGDEAKRTKRIMSVPVGDAMIGRVVDALGNAIDGKGEIITDLYNPVERIAPGIIDRQPVKEPLQTGLKAIDAMVPIGRGQRELIIGDRQTGKTAVAIDTIINQKGKDVICVYVAIGQKASTVAQVVKKLEDYGAMDYTIVVTATASDPAAMQFLAPYSGCAMGEYFRDNGRHALTIYDDLSKQAAAYREISLLLRRPPGREAYPGDVFYLHSRLLERAAKMSDARGGGSLTSLPIIETQAGDISAYIPTNVISITDGQIFLESDLFNSGVRPAINVGNSVSRVGGSAQIKAMKSVAGTLRIDLAQFRELAAFAQFGSDLDKSTQAQLERGRRLTEILKQGQYQPMEVEQQVMIIWTVTNGLADDIEVADLKRFEEELNAYMKNAHPGVMTTMREKKNIDDALKAEMKEAVEDFKATRWESASAAAA; this comes from the coding sequence ATGGAAGCAATCAAAGCTAACGAGATCAACGAGATAATTCGAGCCCAGATAGAGAATTTCGATTCGAGCATGACGGTCGACGAGGTCGGAACGGTCATCAAGGTCGGCGACGGCATCGCCGAGGTTTACGGGCTGGAAAAGGTAATGGCCGGCGAATTGCTCGAGTTTCCTCACGGCGTTCGCGGGCTCGCTCTTAACCTTGAGGAAGATAAGGTCGGGTGCGTGCTCTTCGGCGATTTTCAGAAGATCAAGGAAGGCGACGAAGCAAAGCGGACGAAGCGCATCATGAGCGTTCCTGTGGGCGACGCAATGATCGGCCGCGTCGTCGACGCTCTCGGCAACGCGATCGACGGCAAAGGCGAGATCATCACCGATCTTTATAACCCGGTCGAGCGTATCGCTCCCGGCATTATCGACCGCCAGCCGGTGAAAGAACCCCTGCAGACCGGCCTCAAAGCGATCGACGCAATGGTGCCGATCGGCCGCGGACAGCGTGAGCTGATAATCGGCGACCGCCAGACGGGCAAGACCGCTGTCGCGATCGACACGATCATCAACCAGAAAGGCAAGGACGTTATCTGCGTTTACGTTGCTATCGGGCAAAAGGCCTCGACCGTTGCTCAGGTCGTCAAGAAGCTTGAGGACTACGGCGCGATGGACTATACGATCGTCGTTACCGCGACCGCATCCGATCCGGCAGCGATGCAGTTCCTCGCTCCCTATTCGGGATGTGCGATGGGCGAGTATTTCCGCGATAACGGACGCCACGCTCTGACGATCTACGACGATCTTTCAAAGCAGGCTGCCGCATACCGCGAGATCTCGCTGCTGCTCCGCCGCCCGCCGGGCCGCGAAGCATATCCCGGCGACGTCTTTTATCTTCACTCACGCCTTCTTGAGCGTGCCGCTAAGATGTCTGATGCGCGCGGCGGCGGTTCGCTGACGAGCTTGCCGATCATCGAAACGCAGGCAGGCGACATTTCGGCGTACATCCCGACCAACGTGATCTCGATCACCGACGGTCAGATATTTCTCGAGTCCGACCTTTTCAACTCCGGCGTCCGTCCTGCTATCAACGTCGGCAACTCGGTCTCGCGTGTCGGCGGTTCGGCTCAGATCAAGGCGATGAAATCGGTCGCCGGCACGCTCCGTATCGACCTCGCTCAGTTTCGCGAACTCGCGGCATTCGCCCAGTTTGGCTCGGACCTCGATAAATCGACGCAGGCGCAGCTCGAACGCGGCCGCCGCCTCACCGAGATCCTGAAACAGGGCCAATATCAGCCGATGGAGGTCGAACAGCAGGTGATGATCATCTGGACCGTTACCAACGGCCTCGCCGATGACATCGAGGTCGCCGATCTCAAACGGTTCGAAGAAGAATTGAACGCGTACATGAAGAACGCCCATCCCGGCGTCATGACAACGATGCGCGAGAAGAAGAACATCGACGACGCCCTCAAGGCAGAGATGAAAGAGGCGGTCGAAGATTTCAAAGCGACCCGCTGGGAATCGGCAAGCGCCGCAGCGGCATAA
- the atpG gene encoding ATP synthase F1 subunit gamma: MASLLDMRRRIKSVKNTQQITKAMKMVAAAKLKRAQDRVTASRPFAKKMSAVLGGLSSKVADEFSHPLLTQRGDQRYLVVLVTADKGLAGGFNANVIKATQAFLETNSEKSSELIAVGRKGRDFFKRREITIAAEYIGLTGAGQVKYTDAADIAEKLIETFTEDETIDKVFLVFTEFKTVLSQKPVIEQLLPIPSIASEGEAEVSADAEYIYEQPAAEIFGKLLPKQVVTQVYRAMLESVASEQGSRMTAMDSASKNAGELIDSLTLNMNRIRQAAITKEIIEVVSGAAAA; this comes from the coding sequence ATGGCTAGTTTGCTAGACATGCGCCGGCGCATCAAGTCGGTCAAGAACACGCAGCAGATAACCAAAGCGATGAAGATGGTCGCTGCCGCGAAACTCAAACGCGCTCAGGACCGCGTTACCGCATCGCGTCCTTTCGCGAAGAAAATGTCGGCGGTCCTGGGCGGATTAAGCTCAAAGGTCGCCGACGAATTCTCACATCCGCTGCTGACCCAGCGGGGCGATCAGAGATACCTGGTCGTTCTTGTGACGGCTGACAAGGGCCTCGCCGGCGGTTTCAACGCCAACGTCATCAAGGCAACGCAAGCTTTTTTGGAGACGAATTCCGAGAAGTCGTCCGAGCTGATCGCGGTCGGCCGAAAGGGGCGTGATTTCTTCAAACGACGCGAGATAACCATCGCCGCCGAGTATATCGGCCTGACCGGCGCCGGACAGGTGAAATATACGGATGCCGCCGATATCGCCGAAAAACTGATCGAGACCTTTACCGAAGACGAAACCATCGACAAGGTATTTCTTGTATTTACCGAGTTCAAAACGGTCCTTTCTCAAAAACCGGTGATCGAACAGCTCCTTCCGATCCCGTCGATCGCAAGCGAGGGCGAGGCCGAGGTCTCAGCCGATGCCGAGTACATTTACGAACAGCCTGCGGCCGAGATATTCGGCAAGCTGCTTCCGAAACAGGTCGTCACGCAGGTTTACCGCGCCATGCTCGAATCGGTCGCGTCCGAACAAGGCTCGCGTATGACCGCGATGGATTCCGCCTCGAAGAATGCCGGCGAGTTGATCGATTCGCTGACGCTGAACATGAACCGTATTCGCCAGGCAGCGATCACCAAAGAGATCATCGAGGTCGTTTCAGGAGCGGCAGCCGCCTAA
- the vanZ gene encoding VanZ family protein: protein MTSDAVANSTWRGRFWRYAPLLFWIGVIFYLSGGGGSFTESSRFIKPILEFLFPSASPETIALYHGFLRKVAHPTVYGILALFAARAFLTSSKDVLRRMWFPAALLTALLIASLDEFNQSMLASRTGAMADIALDLAGAAVAALSLLILKRNRSSAEPDRPPPAQNS from the coding sequence ATGACATCGGACGCCGTTGCGAACAGCACTTGGCGCGGACGCTTTTGGCGTTACGCGCCTTTGCTTTTTTGGATCGGCGTCATCTTTTATCTTTCCGGCGGCGGCGGCTCGTTCACCGAATCGTCGCGATTCATCAAACCCATTCTCGAATTCCTATTCCCGTCGGCGTCGCCCGAGACCATCGCGCTTTACCACGGCTTTTTGCGAAAGGTCGCTCACCCGACGGTCTACGGCATTCTGGCTCTTTTCGCGGCGAGGGCATTTCTGACGTCTTCGAAGGACGTCCTCCGCCGAATGTGGTTTCCCGCCGCACTTCTGACGGCATTGTTGATCGCATCGCTCGATGAATTCAACCAGAGCATGCTTGCCTCGCGTACCGGAGCGATGGCCGACATCGCGCTCGACCTCGCCGGTGCGGCGGTCGCGGCCCTTTCGCTGCTTATCCTGAAGCGGAACCGCTCATCGGCAGAGCCTGACCGCCCGCCGCCTGCTCAGAACAGCTAA
- a CDS encoding macro domain-containing protein encodes MTIKFVKGNLLEAKVDALVNTVNTIGVMGKGIALMFKERFTTNFKEYEAACRAGEVRVGEMFVTANSEFDGPKWIINFPTKEQWYRPTRLEWIESGMVSLKKVIREKGIKSVAVPPLGCGNGGLKWNVVRPIIERELSELDDVDVIVYEPVAKYQNVAKKQGVEKLTPARAMIAELIRRYWVLGIECTFIEAQKLAWFLGRNINRLGLDDPLKLQFTANRYGPYAHQLSHLLNQLDGSYLHCDKRIADANAFDSVWFEDSKREKLALYLKTEAQAYLPAVEATDRLIDGFQSPLGMEVLATVDWLVTREHVQPTLSAVREGISNWPAGRSHAKRKEELFSDNLLELAIERLSSIPPAE; translated from the coding sequence ATGACCATCAAATTTGTTAAAGGAAACTTGCTCGAAGCAAAAGTTGATGCATTAGTGAATACCGTTAACACCATTGGTGTAATGGGCAAAGGTATTGCGTTGATGTTCAAGGAGCGCTTCACAACAAACTTCAAGGAATATGAGGCCGCTTGCAGGGCCGGTGAAGTGCGTGTTGGTGAAATGTTCGTTACCGCGAATAGCGAGTTCGACGGACCGAAATGGATAATCAATTTCCCTACCAAAGAGCAATGGTATCGTCCGACGAGACTCGAGTGGATCGAGTCAGGCATGGTTTCGCTTAAGAAGGTCATCCGTGAGAAGGGAATCAAGTCAGTCGCTGTTCCGCCTCTCGGCTGTGGTAATGGTGGTCTTAAATGGAATGTCGTTCGACCGATCATTGAGCGAGAACTGTCAGAACTCGATGATGTCGATGTGATCGTGTATGAGCCGGTCGCGAAGTATCAGAATGTCGCGAAGAAACAGGGTGTAGAGAAACTAACTCCTGCGAGAGCGATGATCGCCGAATTGATTCGGCGTTACTGGGTCTTGGGTATTGAATGCACATTTATCGAGGCTCAAAAGTTGGCCTGGTTCTTAGGACGAAATATAAATAGGCTCGGGTTGGATGACCCGCTGAAACTCCAGTTTACGGCGAATCGATATGGCCCGTACGCTCATCAGCTTTCGCACTTGTTGAACCAATTAGACGGAAGCTATCTCCACTGCGATAAACGGATCGCCGACGCGAACGCTTTCGACTCGGTCTGGTTTGAAGATTCGAAACGCGAAAAGCTCGCACTTTATCTAAAAACAGAGGCTCAGGCCTACCTTCCGGCTGTCGAAGCGACAGACCGTTTGATAGATGGCTTTCAATCGCCTTTGGGCATGGAGGTCTTAGCGACCGTGGATTGGTTGGTTACCCGCGAGCATGTACAACCCACATTGTCCGCCGTGCGTGAAGGAATCAGCAACTGGCCTGCTGGCCGAAGTCACGCCAAACGAAAGGAAGAGCTTTTTAGTGATAATTTGCTGGAACTTGCAATAGAACGCCTTAGTTCCATTCCTCCCGCCGAGTGA
- the atpH gene encoding ATP synthase F1 subunit delta codes for MSVETVSRRYAAALADVVTKSGESESVRAELKGWEEMIASNNDLSTAFRNPAIAHLRKEGVLEELLKRSKPSRTTANFLRILLQNSRLTELSEINERFVSELEERVGIVHAEVSSAHELSDEHKAELKSNLEKLTGKQVKFDFEINKDLIGGVVARIGSTVYDGSVRTQLEHLREQLMQK; via the coding sequence ATGAGTGTTGAGACCGTATCGCGTCGTTACGCAGCCGCCCTTGCAGACGTTGTCACGAAGTCGGGCGAATCCGAAAGCGTCCGGGCCGAGCTGAAGGGTTGGGAAGAGATGATCGCCTCCAACAACGATCTTTCGACCGCATTCCGCAACCCGGCGATCGCCCACTTGAGAAAAGAAGGCGTGCTCGAGGAATTGCTCAAGAGATCGAAGCCCTCCAGGACAACGGCAAATTTTCTTCGCATCCTGCTTCAGAACAGCCGCCTGACCGAGCTTTCTGAGATCAACGAGCGATTCGTTTCGGAACTCGAGGAGCGTGTCGGGATCGTTCATGCAGAGGTCTCGTCGGCACACGAGCTTTCGGACGAGCACAAGGCCGAGCTGAAATCGAACCTCGAAAAGCTCACCGGCAAGCAGGTCAAATTCGATTTTGAGATCAACAAAGATCTGATCGGCGGTGTCGTCGCACGGATCGGTTCGACCGTTTACGACGGTTCGGTCAGAACGCAGTTAGAACATTTAAGAGAACAATTAATGCAGAAGTAG
- a CDS encoding glycosyltransferase family 9 protein: MLIDWKTVDRVLVIRLRSIGDTVLATPSLVALRRHLPEAQIDVLLEDWVAPLLDGGGVADNVIAVGKAAADRFAIARRIRRARYDVVFNLHGGTTSTFLTRATGARHRIGYANYRFPRLYTASLTSSSDFWNREFTHSAEQQLALLGFAGVPVDDRPPSRLPITDVALSSIDDRLRNSAVPDLHSAFALIHPAAAFATKQWSAANFARVVEFLAEKGLAAVAIAARHERAVLADLASASGVPVVMFDDLTLPEITALASRAKLFVGNDSGIAHIAAAVNTPSVVIFGSSNRDHWRPWTDSPYEIVFQEFACQPCPGYECKEFGEPRCILSVTVDQVTSAIERVRIAAGV, translated from the coding sequence ATGCTGATCGATTGGAAAACCGTTGATCGCGTTCTTGTGATCCGATTGCGGTCGATCGGCGACACGGTGCTCGCGACGCCGTCCCTCGTCGCCCTGCGCCGGCATTTGCCCGAAGCTCAGATCGACGTTCTGCTCGAAGATTGGGTCGCGCCGCTGCTTGACGGAGGCGGCGTCGCCGATAACGTCATCGCCGTTGGCAAGGCGGCCGCCGATCGGTTCGCCATCGCCCGCCGGATAAGACGCGCCCGGTACGATGTCGTTTTCAATCTCCACGGCGGTACGACCTCGACGTTTCTGACCCGTGCGACCGGTGCCCGCCACCGGATCGGCTATGCCAACTACCGTTTCCCGCGCCTTTATACCGCATCATTGACGTCTTCGTCCGACTTCTGGAATCGGGAGTTCACGCATTCTGCCGAACAGCAGCTTGCCTTGCTCGGCTTCGCAGGTGTGCCGGTCGACGATCGGCCGCCCAGCCGCTTGCCGATAACGGATGTCGCGCTCTCGTCGATAGACGACAGGCTTCGGAATTCAGCCGTTCCCGATCTGCATTCCGCATTCGCCCTGATCCATCCGGCGGCAGCGTTCGCAACCAAGCAGTGGTCCGCCGCCAATTTCGCACGCGTCGTCGAATTCCTCGCCGAAAAAGGTTTGGCGGCCGTCGCCATCGCCGCACGGCACGAACGCGCGGTGCTGGCAGATCTGGCATCGGCGTCCGGCGTTCCGGTCGTTATGTTCGACGACCTCACGCTGCCCGAGATCACCGCGCTCGCATCCCGCGCAAAGCTCTTCGTCGGCAACGACAGCGGCATCGCCCACATCGCCGCCGCGGTCAATACGCCGTCGGTCGTCATCTTCGGTTCGTCGAACCGCGACCACTGGCGGCCGTGGACCGATTCGCCGTACGAGATCGTCTTTCAGGAATTCGCCTGCCAGCCCTGCCCCGGCTACGAATGCAAAGAGTTCGGCGAGCCGCGCTGCATCCTTTCCGTCACGGTCGATCAGGTGACCTCCGCGATCGAACGCGTCCGCATCGCCGCCGGCGTCTAA
- a CDS encoding Trm112 family protein translates to MAISPELLEILRCPKCKEEVELKPDGSGLKCLNAECSLVYPIKDDIPVMLIDEATVEK, encoded by the coding sequence ATGGCAATCAGTCCCGAACTACTTGAGATCCTCCGTTGTCCGAAGTGCAAAGAAGAGGTCGAGCTTAAGCCTGACGGCAGCGGCCTCAAATGCCTTAATGCTGAGTGCTCGCTGGTCTATCCGATCAAGGACGACATCCCGGTGATGCTGATCGACGAAGCGACCGTTGAAAAGTAA
- a CDS encoding ATP synthase F0 subunit B, translated as MFLLAFAESIQLVPDGTLFIHIALILLMIWVLNRTFFKPINAILEKRSKQKVGRGGEAEEILRNVADKQKQYEKTMLAARSESYEMIESERTKAVEERQSAISAARAETAGLIAKEKELLRDGVAEARVEIVREAQKMAEKISANILKA; from the coding sequence ATGTTTTTGCTGGCCTTTGCCGAATCGATCCAGCTTGTGCCGGACGGCACTCTTTTTATACATATCGCCCTGATCCTTCTGATGATCTGGGTGCTCAACCGTACGTTCTTCAAGCCGATCAACGCGATCCTCGAAAAACGCTCGAAGCAAAAGGTCGGCCGCGGCGGCGAGGCCGAAGAGATCCTGCGCAACGTTGCCGATAAGCAAAAACAATACGAAAAAACGATGCTTGCGGCTCGCAGCGAAAGCTACGAGATGATCGAGAGCGAGCGGACAAAGGCCGTCGAGGAACGGCAGAGTGCGATCAGTGCGGCCCGGGCGGAAACGGCGGGCCTCATCGCGAAGGAGAAAGAACTGCTCCGCGACGGGGTTGCCGAAGCCCGCGTCGAGATCGTCCGCGAGGCTCAGAAAATGGCCGAGAAGATCAGCGCAAACATTTTGAAGGCATAG
- the tnpA gene encoding IS200/IS605 family transposase has product MPSSHIASYFHLVFSTKDRIRMIGPEWESRLHSYLGGIVKGSEAVPLEIGGIEDHVHLLVSLRSKHRLDYLLRDLKADSSEWVHREITKQFEWQKGYGAFSVSPSSIEPVRRYIKDQKQHHAKIDFKDEYVDMLKKADLEFDERYLW; this is encoded by the coding sequence ATGCCATCGAGCCATATAGCCTCATATTTTCACCTTGTCTTTTCGACGAAGGACCGGATAAGGATGATCGGCCCGGAATGGGAATCGCGGCTTCATTCTTACCTTGGCGGTATCGTAAAGGGATCGGAAGCGGTTCCGCTCGAGATCGGCGGTATTGAGGATCATGTTCATTTGCTGGTCAGCCTGAGGTCAAAACATCGGCTTGACTATCTCCTGCGCGATCTTAAGGCCGACTCGTCCGAGTGGGTCCACCGGGAGATAACAAAGCAGTTCGAATGGCAGAAAGGCTACGGGGCATTTTCGGTTAGTCCATCATCCATTGAACCGGTGAGGCGGTATATAAAGGATCAAAAGCAACACCATGCCAAGATCGATTTCAAAGATGAATATGTCGATATGTTGAAAAAAGCGGATCTTGAGTTTGATGAAAGATACTTATGGTGA
- a CDS encoding restriction endonuclease subunit S has protein sequence MDLNELSNGTSVPQINNYSFDDVFIPFPTSIEEQSRITRRLDELSDVSKILETSCESKITQLDELKRSILQKAFSGNM, from the coding sequence ATTGACCTTAACGAGCTTAGTAACGGAACATCAGTGCCACAAATCAACAATTATAGCTTTGACGACGTGTTCATTCCGTTTCCGACCTCGATTGAAGAACAATCGAGAATCACAAGGCGACTCGACGAACTCAGTGATGTAAGTAAGATTCTCGAAACATCATGTGAAAGCAAGATCACCCAACTGGACGAGCTAAAGAGATCAATTCTCCAGAAAGCCTTTAGCGGCAATATGTAA
- a CDS encoding SPFH domain-containing protein: protein MSIIDKVKEAAMNQFIEVIEWLDNTQDTLLYRFPVYQQEIKNGAQLIVRESQAAVFVFEGQVADVFTPGRYTVEGGNTPILSKLGAWKYGFNSPIKAEVYFVNTKQFTDMKWGTSNPIMLRDADFGIVRLRAFGAYSLRVADPAGFIKEIAGTNAHFQTEDIDGQLKRAIVTEFSDALGEMKIPALDLAAQYKELGEAIRAKINGDFNSYGLEVTKFYVENISLPPEVEAAMDKRASMGALGDAQKYMQFQAADALRDAAQNEGGGAGLGAGLGAGFAVGGQMANVFGQQAAGGGGGAAAGVACPACGKQNAAGAKFCAECGGKMEVAQVPCVKCGATLREGAKFCSECGSTQEKAKCTGCQAELSAGAKFCPECGTKTPDAA, encoded by the coding sequence ATGAGCATTATTGACAAGGTTAAGGAAGCCGCGATGAATCAGTTCATCGAGGTGATCGAATGGCTTGATAACACTCAGGATACGTTGCTTTATCGCTTTCCGGTCTATCAGCAGGAGATAAAGAACGGGGCTCAGTTGATAGTTCGCGAATCGCAGGCAGCAGTATTCGTTTTCGAAGGCCAGGTCGCCGATGTCTTCACGCCCGGCCGTTACACGGTCGAAGGCGGCAATACGCCGATCTTGTCAAAGCTCGGTGCATGGAAGTACGGATTCAATTCGCCGATCAAAGCCGAGGTCTATTTTGTTAATACCAAACAGTTTACAGACATGAAATGGGGGACCTCGAACCCGATAATGCTTCGCGACGCCGATTTCGGCATCGTCCGTCTTCGTGCATTCGGCGCTTACAGTCTTCGCGTCGCCGATCCGGCGGGTTTTATCAAGGAGATCGCCGGGACCAATGCTCATTTTCAGACCGAGGATATAGACGGACAGCTCAAACGAGCCATCGTCACCGAATTTTCTGACGCCCTCGGCGAGATGAAGATCCCGGCGCTCGACCTTGCCGCTCAGTATAAAGAGCTCGGCGAGGCCATCCGCGCCAAGATCAACGGCGATTTCAACAGCTACGGGCTCGAGGTCACCAAGTTTTACGTCGAGAACATCTCGCTGCCGCCCGAGGTCGAAGCCGCAATGGACAAGCGTGCGTCGATGGGCGCTCTTGGCGACGCTCAGAAGTATATGCAGTTTCAGGCCGCAGATGCTCTTCGCGATGCCGCACAGAACGAGGGCGGAGGTGCCGGCCTCGGCGCGGGCCTCGGCGCCGGGTTTGCGGTCGGCGGCCAAATGGCTAATGTGTTCGGGCAGCAGGCGGCAGGCGGTGGCGGCGGAGCCGCGGCCGGTGTCGCGTGTCCGGCTTGCGGAAAGCAGAACGCTGCCGGTGCCAAGTTCTGCGCCGAATGCGGCGGCAAAATGGAGGTCGCACAGGTCCCGTGCGTTAAGTGCGGTGCAACGCTTCGCGAAGGCGCCAAGTTCTGCTCTGAATGCGGTTCGACCCAGGAAAAGGCAAAATGTACCGGCTGTCAGGCGGAGCTTTCGGCCGGCGCCAAGTTCTGCCCTGAGTGCGGCACCAAAACGCCCGATGCCGCATAG
- a CDS encoding site-specific DNA-methyltransferase — MTKRAARNRTISLGPAESKHYMRYVRRVSKTTETIAARDIVINGDAFLVLKKMPADTFDLLFADPPYNLTKKFGKEAFKQSTSDEYESWLDSWIKTCVPLLKATASIYICGDWRSAAAIQRIGSRYFTLRNRITWEREKGRGAKANWKNAAEDIWFFTVSGEYTFNLDAVKQRRRVLAPYRENGKPKDWDEEGKFRDTHPSNIWTDITVPFWSMPENTDHPTQKPEKLLAKIILASSNEGDHILDPFAGSGTTAVVARKLGRHFTAIESDEEFCLLAAKRLELAETDKSIQGFADGVFWERNAGRTGK, encoded by the coding sequence ATGACAAAAAGGGCTGCACGTAACCGTACAATATCTTTGGGGCCTGCCGAATCGAAGCACTATATGCGGTATGTTCGGCGCGTTTCAAAGACCACAGAGACGATCGCGGCGCGCGACATCGTCATCAATGGCGACGCATTTCTCGTGCTGAAAAAAATGCCGGCCGATACCTTCGACCTGCTGTTTGCCGATCCGCCGTATAACCTGACGAAAAAGTTCGGGAAAGAGGCGTTCAAACAATCGACATCGGACGAATACGAATCTTGGCTCGACTCATGGATAAAGACCTGCGTGCCGCTGCTCAAGGCAACAGCGAGCATCTATATCTGCGGCGATTGGCGTTCGGCGGCGGCAATACAGCGCATCGGCTCAAGGTACTTCACGCTGCGAAACCGCATCACGTGGGAACGCGAAAAGGGTCGCGGGGCGAAGGCGAACTGGAAGAACGCGGCCGAGGATATCTGGTTCTTTACCGTCTCGGGCGAGTACACATTCAACCTCGATGCGGTAAAGCAGCGTCGCCGGGTGCTTGCCCCGTATCGCGAAAACGGCAAGCCTAAAGACTGGGACGAGGAAGGAAAATTTCGCGACACGCACCCCTCGAACATTTGGACGGACATCACCGTGCCATTTTGGTCGATGCCGGAGAACACCGATCATCCGACGCAGAAACCCGAGAAGCTGCTCGCCAAGATCATTCTTGCCTCAAGCAATGAGGGTGATCACATCCTCGACCCCTTTGCCGGCAGCGGCACGACCGCGGTCGTCGCCCGAAAGCTCGGCCGCCACTTTACCGCCATCGAATCCGACGAAGAATTTTGCCTCCTCGCCGCAAAACGTCTCGAACTCGCCGAAACCGACAAGAGCATACAAGGCTTTGCCGATGGCGTTTTTTGGGAGCGAAATGCAGGCCGGACAGGCAAATAA